From one Acidobacteriota bacterium genomic stretch:
- a CDS encoding RHS repeat-associated core domain-containing protein: protein MTTDHLGSPRLITNQNGAVTKRQDFAAFGDETLTAQRASGLGYTSTDELRQDYTGYQKDNESGLEYAQARYYNTAHGRFTSVDPLTASAMIRDPQSFNRYSYVLNSPYKFTDPLGLAAGTSGSFCAQWCQNSGPQVDGSALRGRDTTFDWANVEKVEDSAGPCKKAVCSSTGDHPVDKRTTGDSAPAVARPSRSSAQTGPKAKGTPGNVRVVPTYVEERFGDNYYGWRPGFYLASGEQILTYYDLPYVTWTDARGVISAIAVDGLNLFPAIEYTLTQAKQNFEGGNQPVSVEAGQEYVFSSRSDVVVINGDLVNPASHTILSTVIKINGLPSPTLTLIVVDSLFPQIKAMPIPNFTVPQRVRPSTFPKPTP, encoded by the coding sequence TTGACAACCGATCACTTGGGCAGCCCGCGCCTGATCACGAACCAGAACGGCGCGGTCACGAAGCGGCAGGACTTCGCTGCGTTCGGCGACGAGACGCTCACCGCCCAGCGGGCGAGCGGACTCGGGTACACGAGCACGGACGAACTTCGGCAGGATTACACTGGCTATCAGAAGGACAACGAATCGGGCCTCGAATACGCGCAGGCGAGATACTACAACACCGCCCACGGCCGGTTCACGTCGGTCGATCCCCTGACCGCCAGCGCGATGATCCGCGACCCGCAGTCGTTCAACCGCTATTCATACGTACTGAATTCCCCGTACAAGTTCACCGATCCGTTGGGATTGGCGGCCGGGACATCAGGAAGCTTCTGCGCCCAATGGTGCCAAAACAGCGGTCCTCAGGTTGACGGCTCGGCACTTCGGGGACGGGACACGACGTTTGACTGGGCAAATGTTGAAAAAGTTGAAGATTCAGCAGGTCCGTGCAAGAAGGCGGTCTGTTCGAGCACGGGTGACCATCCCGTTGATAAGAGAACAACGGGAGATTCGGCACCCGCAGTGGCGCGACCGTCTCGATCTAGCGCCCAGACTGGCCCGAAAGCCAAGGGCACACCCGGAAACGTTCGAGTTGTTCCTACATATGTTGAAGAACGATTCGGCGATAATTATTATGGATGGCGACCGGGGTTTTATCTGGCAAGCGGTGAACAGATTTTGACGTACTATGATCTTCCTTATGTAACTTGGACCGATGCGCGAGGGGTGATCTCTGCGATTGCGGTTGATGGTCTTAACCTATTTCCGGCGATTGAATATACGTTAACTCAAGCGAAACAGAATTTCGAAGGTGGCAATCAGCCAGTGTCGGTTGAGGCTGGCCAAGAATATGTTTTTTCTAGTCGAAGCGATGTCGTTGTGATCAATGGCGATCTTGTCAATCCGGCGAGCCACACGATCTTGAGCACTGTCATCAAGATCAATGGTCTTCCTTCTCCGACACTTACTTTGATCGTTGTTGATTCCTTGTTCCCGCAAATCAAGGCCATGCCAATACCAAATTTCACGGTGCCGCAACGGGTTCGGCCAAGTACATTTCCAAAACCGACGCCATAA